One Oceanicoccus sagamiensis genomic region harbors:
- the wecC gene encoding UDP-N-acetyl-D-mannosamine dehydrogenase produces MSEKFKKICVMGLGYIGLPTASLLGTKGYEVHGVDVSQDVVDTINDGRIHIVEPDLDIMVKSAVQAGNLTASLEPCEADIFVIAVPTPFKQSVAADHVSGKQPDLSYIEQATEKISPFVKPGNLVILESTSPVGTTDEVVATLLKKNGHSVGEDVFVAHCPERVLPGRILIELVENDRVVGGINEVSTQVAVEFYEEFVRGDVLATTAKTAEMVKLTENSSRDVQIAFANELSMICETESINTWEVIELANRHPRVNILNPGPGVGGHCIAVDPWFIVDRSPSISPLIRTAREVNDTKPQWVIERVKKCADKFKNPVIACLGLAFKADVDDLRESPAFDIVKQLQEEAIGELLICEPNLKSHKEFDLVSVEEAIDKADIIMLLVDHKKFKNFKAVELGEKIVIDTRGVIK; encoded by the coding sequence ATGAGCGAAAAATTCAAAAAAATCTGTGTTATGGGTCTTGGTTATATCGGTCTGCCAACAGCATCCTTGTTGGGCACCAAAGGTTACGAGGTTCATGGAGTCGATGTATCGCAAGACGTTGTCGACACCATCAATGATGGTCGTATTCATATTGTAGAGCCAGATTTAGATATTATGGTTAAGTCAGCTGTGCAGGCTGGTAATTTAACAGCCAGTCTGGAGCCTTGTGAGGCTGATATATTTGTTATCGCTGTTCCCACGCCTTTCAAGCAGAGTGTTGCTGCAGATCATGTTAGCGGTAAACAGCCAGACCTAAGTTATATCGAGCAAGCTACAGAAAAAATTTCCCCTTTTGTAAAACCCGGTAATCTTGTTATTTTAGAGTCAACAAGCCCCGTTGGCACCACTGATGAAGTGGTAGCCACTCTATTGAAAAAAAATGGCCATAGTGTTGGTGAAGATGTCTTTGTAGCGCATTGCCCTGAGCGAGTTTTACCTGGCCGTATCCTTATTGAGTTGGTTGAAAATGATAGAGTTGTAGGCGGCATTAATGAAGTGTCTACGCAGGTCGCTGTTGAATTCTATGAAGAATTTGTTAGAGGTGATGTATTAGCAACGACTGCAAAAACAGCCGAAATGGTAAAACTGACTGAGAACTCATCCCGTGATGTACAGATTGCGTTTGCTAATGAACTTTCAATGATCTGTGAGACAGAATCCATTAACACATGGGAAGTTATTGAACTGGCTAACCGGCACCCGAGGGTTAACATCTTGAATCCCGGCCCCGGTGTTGGCGGTCATTGTATTGCAGTTGATCCCTGGTTTATTGTTGATCGTTCACCTTCGATATCCCCCTTAATTCGTACGGCGAGAGAGGTGAATGATACTAAACCGCAATGGGTGATAGAGCGCGTTAAAAAATGTGCTGACAAATTTAAAAACCCGGTTATTGCCTGTTTAGGTTTAGCCTTTAAGGCGGATGTTGATGATCTAAGGGAGTCACCGGCCTTTGACATTGTTAAACAGTTACAAGAAGAGGCAATTGGTGAACTCCTTATTTGTGAGCCAAACCTAAAGTCTCATAAAGAGTTTGATTTAGTGAGTGTTGAAGAAGCCATCGATAAAGCCGATATCATTATGTTGTTGGTCGATCACAAGAAATTCAAAAACTTTAAAGCGGTAGAGTTGGGCGAAAAAATTGTTATTGATACTCGCGGAGTTATTAAATAA
- a CDS encoding oligosaccharide flippase family protein has product MFQKFIGVFALAAYARLLVPEQLSLIAIYGLFGQLALVMFGFGVVPFIIRQVPEMIHHNPDHIGAHTRKCYIIAVFAGLAFGLTLYFSLNYIPAFETLKTISDTSWAFLIIGLAAQSLNNVQLALLSALKKFKAVAAVTMFMATSTPIIILILFYFFDSDGILMGLSVASMLLCGFSRYMLSTNIDIDISVHKGIETAILKTSWPFYMEGFVMFFRRQGDQVVVAFILGDAALGIYFFAKRMVEMMANIISAADRVISTTLSHRFMTMKEKIAGDFANLMKLAVYFSPLLAIVAAILVPLYIEIISGDKYIAALIPGIILCFRVITDVTRGIVIGRMIFVVCEPSVRLKLTTFEVLIALPAMFIGGYTYGLVGIAFAPIISGVISGIYGVFILRKRLNITFPVYDVLLGFMCMFMSLAVVYYFSTYTQSMYLNTILCMLFGGMTYLVMMTNLVNKKEVSTLLKNIVPEKLHVIIHWLFKLRFVRA; this is encoded by the coding sequence ATCTTTCAGAAATTTATTGGTGTTTTTGCGCTCGCAGCCTATGCCAGATTGCTTGTCCCAGAGCAGCTTTCACTCATTGCTATTTATGGTTTGTTTGGCCAGCTGGCATTGGTTATGTTTGGTTTTGGTGTAGTGCCTTTTATCATCAGGCAAGTGCCAGAGATGATTCATCACAACCCTGATCATATCGGTGCACATACCAGAAAGTGCTATATTATTGCTGTGTTTGCAGGTTTGGCCTTTGGCTTGACCTTATATTTCTCACTCAATTATATTCCAGCCTTTGAGACCTTAAAAACTATCAGTGACACATCCTGGGCCTTTCTTATTATTGGCTTGGCGGCTCAAAGTTTAAATAACGTTCAGTTAGCGCTTCTTTCTGCACTCAAAAAATTTAAAGCAGTAGCGGCTGTCACGATGTTTATGGCAACCAGCACCCCCATTATCATATTAATCTTATTCTATTTTTTCGACAGTGATGGCATTTTGATGGGGCTTTCGGTAGCTTCAATGCTGTTATGTGGTTTTTCTCGCTATATGCTTTCAACCAATATTGATATAGATATTAGCGTCCACAAAGGTATCGAAACAGCCATATTAAAAACATCCTGGCCATTTTATATGGAAGGTTTTGTCATGTTTTTCCGACGCCAGGGCGATCAGGTGGTTGTAGCATTTATTCTTGGCGATGCTGCGTTAGGTATATATTTCTTCGCCAAAAGAATGGTTGAGATGATGGCCAACATAATTAGCGCAGCGGATAGAGTTATAAGCACAACATTGTCACATCGCTTTATGACGATGAAAGAAAAGATTGCGGGTGATTTTGCCAACTTAATGAAATTGGCGGTGTATTTTTCACCATTGCTTGCGATTGTAGCCGCAATCCTCGTTCCGCTGTATATAGAAATTATTTCAGGGGATAAATATATTGCAGCACTGATACCCGGAATAATATTATGTTTTAGAGTAATAACCGATGTGACCAGGGGAATAGTGATTGGACGAATGATCTTTGTGGTCTGCGAACCTAGCGTAAGGCTGAAGTTAACAACCTTCGAAGTGTTGATAGCTCTTCCTGCCATGTTTATTGGTGGTTATACATATGGCCTGGTGGGAATAGCATTTGCGCCAATTATATCGGGTGTTATATCGGGTATTTATGGCGTGTTTATTTTACGCAAAAGGCTGAACATTACCTTCCCCGTTTATGATGTATTGTTGGGTTTTATGTGTATGTTTATGTCATTGGCTGTGGTGTATTACTTTAGCACTTATACACAGAGCATGTATTTAAATACAATATTATGCATGTTGTTTGGGGGGATGACTTACTTGGTGATGATGACTAATCTAGTCAATAAAAAAGAAGTGTCTACGTTGTTAAAAAATATTGTACCTGAGAAGCTGCATGTCATTATACATTGGTTATTTAAACTGAGGTTTGTTCGCGCATGA
- a CDS encoding putative glycoside hydrolase, with protein MIKILIIVMMLIGSNSSFADSDLFKDDFINNFQLLYGSTPKLTPSNIKQLSKNKLIGFDRFRYGQGVKQTWSEIRRNNKDAKIILYQGGPSINTKTDGHTEKYLNNVGRYKKSRGHSMGSVDDHPEWYLRWPLNVRAVFLYYPDQYILDFGNKDFQRYWLEATMTDVVKQKWVADGLMIDNCVVYHDNAWGKYVAKNIVNYKSGDEWNEAMNSFVNNLTQGLAENGQIVMANRGYSKLKKGGEAWEALDKLPSPPAVALDEGAFVVSWGRGDAAFLPEQHWLNQVELPEKINNSSVAYMAHIGSDIGEIGKDTTGSSFEFYDAFGFALGSYLLSKRADGPPTLFSFDYDKEKRGAMNRVSWFDVYETLDFGKATGRFYKVSEGKHHYYQRDFERGSVMVNPGNKVIRDIDIKAGYQERKMDATEPLSYIAKVNLKPQRAKFFQRVDLTAVK; from the coding sequence ATGATAAAGATATTAATAATTGTAATGATGCTTATTGGCAGTAATTCCTCCTTTGCGGACAGTGATTTATTCAAGGATGACTTTATCAATAATTTTCAATTACTTTATGGCTCAACACCCAAGCTAACTCCGAGTAATATTAAACAGTTATCAAAAAATAAGCTTATTGGTTTTGACCGCTTTCGTTATGGTCAGGGCGTGAAGCAAACCTGGTCAGAAATCCGCAGGAATAATAAAGATGCAAAAATCATATTGTACCAAGGCGGCCCCAGCATCAACACGAAAACTGATGGCCACACAGAAAAATATTTAAACAATGTCGGGCGCTATAAAAAATCCCGAGGCCATTCTATGGGCTCCGTTGATGATCATCCAGAGTGGTATCTTCGTTGGCCTCTAAATGTAAGGGCCGTGTTTCTCTATTATCCCGACCAATATATTCTGGATTTTGGTAATAAAGATTTTCAGCGCTATTGGCTTGAAGCAACCATGACAGATGTCGTTAAGCAGAAATGGGTTGCTGATGGCCTTATGATTGATAACTGTGTGGTTTATCATGACAATGCCTGGGGTAAATACGTTGCTAAAAATATAGTGAACTATAAGTCCGGTGATGAATGGAACGAAGCAATGAATAGCTTTGTGAATAACCTGACACAAGGGCTTGCTGAAAATGGCCAGATTGTTATGGCCAACCGTGGTTATTCGAAATTAAAAAAAGGGGGCGAAGCTTGGGAGGCGCTAGATAAATTACCTAGCCCGCCTGCCGTTGCTTTAGATGAAGGTGCATTTGTAGTTTCGTGGGGCAGGGGAGATGCAGCCTTTTTGCCTGAGCAGCATTGGCTAAATCAGGTTGAGCTGCCAGAGAAAATCAATAATTCTTCAGTTGCTTATATGGCTCACATCGGCAGTGATATTGGCGAAATCGGTAAAGATACCACAGGCAGCAGTTTTGAATTTTATGATGCCTTCGGTTTTGCCTTAGGCTCGTATTTGTTGTCTAAGCGTGCTGATGGTCCGCCAACTTTATTTTCTTTTGACTATGATAAAGAAAAAAGAGGGGCAATGAATAGAGTGTCTTGGTTTGATGTTTATGAAACTCTGGATTTTGGCAAGGCTACAGGGCGATTCTATAAAGTCAGTGAGGGGAAGCATCACTATTACCAAAGAGATTTTGAACGCGGCAGTGTTATGGTCAATCCTGGGAATAAGGTGATAAGAGATATTGATATTAAAGCGGGGTATCAAGAGCGAAAAATGGACGCAACAGAGCCATTGTCATATATAGCGAAGGTCAATTTAAAGCCACAGCGTGCCAAATTTTTTCAACGAGTTGACTTGACGGCAGTGAAATAG
- a CDS encoding sulfotransferase family protein — protein MNLPNFIIIGAAKAGTTALYHYLGAHPAVFMSPIKETNYFAWEEALSLSDRKHLFPVSNIDDYTQLFESSANATAIGEASPLYLESPIAAYNIHQQIPKAKLIVSLRNPVERAISGYLMHVRSGKINLDLNHQFTADEHYVNAGFYHENLNRFYDLFPRENIHVSLYETFNKNPEKIINDLYSFVDVDTNFQPDLREKHNIGQVPKNPTLNKWLRNRKLKQLAQDYFPGFLKKAGKFILNKNMSARPDFSRETKLKLLELYKQDIEKTQQLTGLDLSQWLHFN, from the coding sequence ATGAATCTACCCAATTTTATAATTATCGGAGCTGCCAAAGCCGGCACAACGGCTCTATACCATTACCTAGGGGCTCACCCCGCGGTCTTTATGAGCCCGATCAAAGAAACCAATTATTTTGCATGGGAAGAGGCCCTGAGCCTTTCAGACCGCAAGCATTTGTTCCCAGTCAGTAATATCGATGACTATACACAGCTATTTGAATCATCAGCTAATGCAACGGCTATCGGTGAAGCCTCTCCGCTGTACCTGGAGAGCCCTATCGCTGCATATAACATCCACCAACAAATACCTAAAGCCAAACTGATAGTCAGCCTGCGTAACCCTGTCGAACGGGCAATTTCTGGTTATTTAATGCACGTTCGTTCTGGCAAGATCAACCTGGATCTAAACCATCAGTTCACCGCTGATGAACACTATGTCAATGCTGGCTTTTATCATGAAAACCTGAACCGTTTTTATGATCTTTTCCCCCGTGAAAATATTCATGTTAGCCTTTACGAGACATTCAACAAAAACCCTGAAAAAATCATTAACGACTTATATTCATTTGTTGATGTTGACACAAATTTTCAGCCAGACCTCCGGGAAAAACACAATATTGGTCAGGTCCCTAAAAACCCTACGCTAAATAAGTGGCTACGTAATCGCAAGCTCAAGCAGCTCGCTCAAGACTACTTTCCCGGATTTTTGAAAAAAGCAGGAAAATTTATTCTCAATAAAAACATGTCTGCCAGGCCGGACTTCAGCAGGGAAACTAAACTAAAATTACTGGAGCTATACAAACAAGATATAGAAAAAACACAGCAGTTGACGGGCCTTGATTTAAGCCAGTGGCTACATTTTAATTAA
- a CDS encoding O-antigen ligase family protein, producing MTIQLFLAIFFIDIILEAGIDFPSKIGPISFKNAFIYSMLIWAIVNKSKEAGIRRDKSVEQITLWFIIFGSYAILSASFPMLMGRSDYPAMLALNTIKNEVLDAFSCFFIFWFFTKNSRRPMLGLKISVVFIGLMCAATLLESIIGGLTIFDFDDDSARPNGPMGEPNQTATILALCLPIVASMVLFKGFIRLIALGVCFLILVTIALTGSRGGMLSAFVACSHMFWLMRSNIALSNRVLILAAAPVVMFFAWFIMPEYYQSLLLERLSFFQEKDVDWDTASAGRTIIWGRGIDLWYQSPIIGSGWSSFKLTLGGASHNVYLEYLVSLGIVGVIIVLLMYRKLYFHFMKFRKLFIRSEESLLAAGAASGIVGLCAGLFFVNLYVPWLIVWCMLGYVAGIKTKQLIEYRVNQITLQQAQQAQQAPEAVK from the coding sequence GTGACTATCCAACTATTTTTGGCTATATTTTTCATCGATATAATTTTGGAAGCTGGAATAGACTTCCCCAGTAAAATCGGCCCCATCAGTTTTAAGAATGCTTTTATCTACAGCATGTTAATTTGGGCTATTGTCAATAAAAGCAAAGAAGCGGGTATACGCCGTGACAAGTCTGTAGAACAAATTACCCTTTGGTTTATTATTTTTGGTTCATACGCGATTTTAAGTGCGTCATTTCCAATGCTTATGGGAAGGTCTGACTACCCGGCAATGTTGGCATTGAATACTATCAAGAACGAAGTGCTTGATGCATTTTCCTGTTTCTTTATATTCTGGTTCTTCACTAAAAATAGCCGCCGCCCCATGTTGGGCTTAAAAATATCGGTAGTCTTTATAGGGCTAATGTGCGCAGCAACACTTTTAGAGTCGATAATAGGTGGGCTGACAATATTTGATTTCGATGACGATTCAGCTAGACCCAATGGCCCAATGGGCGAACCCAACCAAACAGCTACGATCTTAGCCCTATGTTTGCCTATAGTTGCATCGATGGTTTTGTTTAAAGGCTTTATTCGACTTATAGCTTTGGGTGTTTGTTTTCTGATTTTGGTTACTATTGCATTAACCGGCTCAAGAGGCGGTATGTTATCGGCATTTGTTGCCTGTTCGCATATGTTTTGGTTGATGCGATCTAATATCGCCCTTTCAAATCGAGTATTAATATTAGCCGCCGCTCCGGTGGTAATGTTTTTTGCCTGGTTTATTATGCCCGAGTACTACCAGTCACTATTACTGGAGCGTTTATCTTTCTTCCAGGAAAAAGACGTAGACTGGGATACGGCGAGTGCGGGGCGAACGATAATCTGGGGCCGAGGTATCGATTTGTGGTATCAGTCACCGATTATTGGTAGCGGCTGGTCTTCATTCAAACTAACACTCGGTGGCGCATCTCACAATGTATACCTGGAATACTTGGTTTCTCTGGGAATTGTGGGGGTTATCATCGTTCTGTTGATGTACAGAAAACTCTATTTCCACTTTATGAAATTCCGAAAATTGTTTATTCGTTCTGAGGAGTCATTATTAGCTGCAGGTGCTGCTTCCGGTATTGTTGGTTTGTGTGCAGGTTTGTTCTTTGTGAATTTGTATGTGCCCTGGCTGATTGTTTGGTGCATGTTGGGATATGTAGCGGGA